The genomic window AAGTTCTTTTCCCGTACTTTTTCAGAAATAGTGACAATGTCATATATCCATAAAATACCGAATAGACCGCCGGTTAGAAGTTTTAAAACCCCCATACCTATATCGCCAATCATAAAGCGATCAATGCCAAGACCACCGACGAAGATTGAAACTAAAAGCAACATCATCGGATCCATCAAATCAATTCCATAGACGAGAAGCGTTTCATCACCTTGATATAAGGCGAGCTTTTCCCGAATAAAGGGCAATTGTTCCGGTGGAAGTTTCTTAGCGTTTTGCATGATAAACAAATCAATTTTTTCTTTTTCCATACAATTATTTGTCTCCTCCTTTCTTGCAGGCATTCAATGCTTGAGTGAACAACAAATAGTTTTTCTTTTTTGTTAGTTCTGAACATTTAAACCAATCAATGATTACAAAAACCATTTGAACCAAAATTGTAATGCTAGCCACGACCATCAAGATGCCGATTAGAACACGTAATCCTGGAGAGTTGATTCCGCCATACGGATTCATATTTACATTTACCAAAGCTATGGCAACCAAAAAGATAACGAAGGACACCACTCCTAAAATCAATTTCCGCAGACCGCGTGTTTTTTCACCGATATAAAACATATCGATTCCTAGGCCTCCAAGAAAAATGCTTAGTAGAAGCACAATAAGCGGATCACGTAGATTAATGGAACTAATTGTAATTCGATTATCATCTTCAAGATCAATTAATGATTTACGGACAAAATTTACTTGGTAAGGTTCAAAGTACTTTCCTTTAGTCATTAAGTATAGACTCACAAAAGATTTATCCATATTTGCTCCTTTTATATATTGTATTGTATTTTGCAAATATATTAAATGGAAATAGCACAAATGTTTATATATTTAATCTATAAGCGCTGAAAAAGGACTTCTTAAATGATGGCCAAGAAAATGTGTCAATCAAACAAGGTAAAAAAAGCAAATAAAAATATTTAAAAAAATATTAGTGTTCTATTTTTATTCTAGTATCATCAATGATCATATAACCCGAACCATTTGAAGACATTGGTTTGATTAACTACTTATTCTCATCACGATAGCTTTATAGAAACATAGTCATATAAACAGGCAAATAGATAACACCATCTTTTTGCATTAAATCTTTTGTATGAATAATGTATTTTTTACCCAGTTTGTTTTTAAACTTGATACTAAACTTGTCCAATGACGACGTGGTATAGTTCTTGCCAGACTTAACTTCAACAGGTGATATTTTAGTTGGTTTAGATTGATCGATAATTAGAAAATCTATTTCCATCATATTTGAGCGGTCTTGATTATCAGTCCTTGAGTAAAAATATAATTTCTTATTTAAAGCAGTAAACATTTGAGCGACGATATTTTCAAATATCATACCATTGTTAATATCTAGTCGATCTTGAATAATGGCTTTTGCTACTTCTTGATGCATTTCATCATTTTCACTAAATGCATGACTCAATAATAACCCCGTATCTGCCATATACATTTTAAGCGTTAATCTATCCCGATTTAGAGATAATCCAAAACTGGGATCGGATGTATTAAAACATACATTTGTAATCATGGCTTCGTCTAACCATGTAAAAGCATCCTCATAATCTCTAAATCTCGCATCTTTTGATAATGAACTTAACATAAACTTTTTCTCGTGTTTCGATAATTGACTAGGAATTTCATCAAAAATACTAAGCACTTTATGTTCATATCCTTTGGCATATTTTGAAATGTCGTTCTTATAAAGCTTTAAAATATCTCTTTTAATCCGATCTACTTTTGTATAATCATTGGTATCTAAAAATTCCATAACTGCTTGAGGCATACCTCCGATTAACAAGTACTGTCTAAATAGTTTCATAATCGTTGAATGAATTTCGCCAAGGGGTCTTAGATTATCAAAATGCTTTTTAATAAGAGGAAAAACATCTCCTCTTCCAAGAGCAGTACAAAATTCTTCGAAATCAAGCGGATGCATTTTGATTGCCCTTTCTTCTGAAGGTATTAAAATACTTTCTACATTACGCTTGATTGATAATAAAGATCCAGTTTCAATGTAATCATAGCGGTTGTCTTTCACTAGATGTTTTATCAGTTGCCTAGCTTGAGGAAATAATTGCACTTCATCAAATACAATAAGTGAATTTCTTTCGAATAATGTAATTCCAGTGATTGATGTTAAGAAAAAGAAAAAATCATCAAGATTTGATGCGTATTTTTTAAAAAGCGATTTAACCTCAGTACTTGCAACACTAAAATCTATGAGTATATATGACTTGTATTCTTTTTTTGCGAAGGCTTCAACCACAGTGCTCTTTCCAACGCGTCTTGCGCCTTCTATGAGTAATGCGGTTTTGCCATTTTCATTTTTCCACGCAATCAATTGCTTATATATTTTACGTTCTAGCCTCATCAATATCACCTCTTATAACTATACTATACACGTTTTTTGATTTTTAATATGGAAAATAATACACGTTTTTTGATTTTTTAAAGTGCTGTTATATCACGTTATCATGAATTGACTCTTAGGTATTATATATTTATTCTCATTTAAAATGAGGAGTGATGTTACATTATTCCCATATTTTACATTAAGTAAAATATGGGATTCGATGCATAAACTAGAAAAAATTATTAAACAATACATTTTTGATATTTTTTGCACTTTGAATCAATAAATCATGAACAAGCAATGTCCGTAAAAACAAAAATGCCCCTTCCAAATTGAATAAAGAGTGAGTCATTTTGGAGTTCGAAAATTCATAGTTTTTCTCCTCAATACATTATAATATGGTTTCTATTATTGTTATGAATATTTGAAAGATACCTACAACTATTGTAGCAAAAAATCTAATAATTGATCTCATAAAATCAAAAAATTGATGATGTGTGAAACATACTTACAAACATCCTGATTCAATTTTCTGAGTTACTCTGAATCTTTTATTTTCAAGCCTAAAATGTCTTGAAAATCCTTGAAGTATTCTGAGCAGACCCATTCATCGCGTTTTCGTTCCTTACCTTTCCCAATAATAGGTTTCAAGATTGTTTGATAACCCTCGTTTAGCGCATCATTGATTGCTAAGCTTAACCTAGCCTAGCAAAAACTGCAATAATCGTGATTATTATCATCGTTTATTGGTTTGTATTCTTTAAAAACAAATTCTCTATCTTTTAGACGTTCTCCATTAATGTATTTCCAATATTCTTTGGTAATCATTATTTCCCCCCTTATTATTAATAAACGGTTTAGCTCTTTTTCCTAATGATAAATGAAACTTCTCTGTCTTAATCTCGGTTGTAACGATATCCTCTTTTTTCTCATATGACAAATCAAACTTATCCAACCCAAATTCATAGCAGCCAAAATCCTTAATTGTTGATGTAAAATCATTAACTATCCTTAATTTGTCATTATGAAAGAATAACAGTACATCCTTATCAATAAGAAGTCGATTTGTACAATTATAACATTTGGTAACTAAATAGCTTTCTGGAATTTTATAGTATTTAAATAACTTTATATTAGCCATTGCAATAATATCTCTTGGAATGGCTTCTAATGACTGAGGTGGATAATGTTTCTCCAGTTTTTGATATGGAAATAATAAAACCAATGCCGGTGAAATTAGGCTGACAAAAATAACCAAAATCGTATATAATGTCTTTCCAATTACTGGTTCTATCTTTTGTTCGAGAACAATCATAATACTTAGAATAAAAACGAACAAAATCCAAAATAGGGTTCCAAAAATTAGGCTAAGCCGTCTATTAGCAATATATCTTTGTCGTGCTGAATTATTTAGTAAATCAATTCTTTTTCTAAGCATTTTTTTGTCAATGTGCTTTGAAAATGGGTATTTGAATCGTCTCATCGAATATCTTTCCTTTCAAAATCCAGGTCGTAGCAAAAATGAAATGACTCGATAAAGTTGGAGAATATTTTAATGAACCTACACCAATTGTAACCTATCAATAACTGTATTTCTATTGTCAACAGAACTTATTTTTAATATTTCACGCCGTCCGCGTACTCCAACTTTCATCATTAATTACATCTTTTAATATTTAATAACAATCCAACAGCCATCGCTTTTTAAGTCAATTCTTTCAATTATTTTCTTATCCTTCAGCAAGTTAAATGCTTTCCTGGTTGTTCTCTGAGCCACGTCTATTGCACTGTTGCTTCAAGATATGCGGTGCTTGGATGTTCTATTAAAAGTCCTATTACTTTATTTTCTGTTTTATTTAAACCGACATTTAAACTGATATTTCGACTTATTAGTTTTATTTTGGGGTTCGCAACATTTGTCCCTGATTGCTATTCTTCCTCTTCGTAATAATATGAACAATCAATTCCACTCATGAAAATTTCTCGATTATTTATGCCGTCGGTCAACGCGTTATTTAATAAATCAAAGATTGGTTTTGGGTTAACTGGACTTTCTTTCATTGCGGACAAATAGTCGTTTTTTTCAATCTTTGACCAGTCAACACATCGCTGTATTCTCGCTTTTAATAATAAATCAAGCCAAATTCTAGTCGATCTTCCATTTCCTTCCATAAATGGATGAGCGATATTCATTTCGATATACTTATCCAATATTTCAGGGAATGTATTATCTGGCATCTTATCGATATCTTTTAATACTTGAGGTAAGAAATCACCATTGGCAAACATAAAACCACCTTTGGAGATTGTTTTTGTTCTAATCTTGCCCGCAAAATCATAGATTCCTTCAAATAAATAAGCATGGATTTGCTTTAGTAGTTTTGTCTTACCAACACATGAAAAATCTAATATTTCAGATCTAAATAATGTGTGGGCTTTTCTTTTGCTCTGCTCGTCTATAGGATCCAAGTGTCCTTCAATCCAAATTTGAAAATCAGCACTATTTTTACTAGGAAGAATAAAACCGAGTTTCTTGACCCCATTTTCATCCAAGACATCTGAAAGGTATTTCTTGCCATCATCAGCATATAATTTCCGCTGTCTACAAAATGTATTCAACTCTGGATGCCTTCTCTTAATCGCATTCCAATAAATACGTGGATTTTTTGAATCGGTCAACGCAAAAACAACATCAATAGATGAATACCACCACTTAGAATCATCATCATCCCATACGGCGCGAATTCTCTTATTTAAAAACAATCTTAGAAAAGATTTTATCATACTAATATGATAACAAACTGCGTTTCAGTTGTCTACAATTTGTATGCAACTGCCATATAATGAAACTTTGGCACTATTATGTATCAAAGTTGGTCATCTACCCTGGGTGAATTACCTGTTTAAATACATTTACGCACCTATTTCAAAATTTGCGTATCTCTAGTCTATTTTACATACCCTTCGTGGAAAGATATTTGAAATACTAGAACTGCTTTATTTAAATGAATTACTCTATAATCAAAAATTTATGGAATTTTTTTGGTACGTCTGTAACTGGCAAATTTGCAACTTCAGAAAGTGATTTTAATTCAATAGCTTTTTGGTAGTACCATTTCTTATATTCAAGCATATCAAGATTATGTTGTAACGATTCCATTTGTTCAAGAACTGATGCTTTTTGATTGTCAAGTATCTTGATTCTATTGGCAAAGTCAGTATCACCGGTTTTGTAGTAATCAACAAAACTCTTAATATCTTTGATTGACATACCTGTTTGTTTTAAGCATCCAATAATATCCAGCATCCCGATATCAGATTCCTTAAACATTCTGATGCCACCACGTGATCTTTCAACAAATGGTAATAACCCTTCTTTGTCATAATATCTTAATGTTGATGCATTTACATCCATTTTTTTAGCGATTTCACTAACTGTATAATACATAAAATAACCTCCAAACATATTTTTATATTTTTTTAATAAATCTCTTGACTTAAAGTTGACTTTAAGTAGTAGTATTAACTTGAACTTTCTGATAATAGCGTATCACAAACAAAAAAAGTGTCAATTGTATAGATTAAAAGAGGCAACAAATGAGCAAAATTATTAAAGATCAAATTTTCCAAGAAGAAAGAGCTTTATATAATCTTCAAGATGCAGAATTAATTAACTGCCGTTTTGACGGACCACTTGATGGCGAATCCAGTTTAAAAGAAACCAATCATATCATCATAAGAGATTCATATTTCAATCTTCGATATCCATTGTGGCACGCACATCATTTTGAATTAATTGATTCTCAATTAGATGATATGGCTAGAGCTGCTTTTTGGTACTCAACATATGGGTTACTTAAGAACGTGAAAATCAATACTATCAAATCACTAAGAAATGCTGAACATATCAGAATTGAAGATTCAATCATCATTGCAAGCGAAGTAGGTTGGTTCTGTAATGACATGCAAATCGAGAACACTTATATCGAAGGAGACTACCCTTTACTTAAAGCTAAAAACATTACAATTAATAAATCACATATTGACGGCAAATATAGTCTACAATATATGAAAAATGTAAGAATTACAGATTCTATATTAGACACAAAAGATGCATTTTGGCATTCCGAAAATGTTATTGTAGAAAACAGTAAAGTTAATGGTGCCTATCTTGGTTGGTATGGCAAAAATTTAACGTTCATTAATTGTGAAATCATTGGTACACAACCATTATGCTATACAGAAGGTGTTAAACTCAAGAATTGTACGATGAAAAATGCCGATTTAGCATTTGAATACTCAGATGTTGAAGCAGATATTATCGGGCATATAGATTCCGTTAAAAATCCAAAATCCGGATATATTAAAGCTGACACGATTGGAGAAATCATTTTGTCTCAATCAATTATGCTCACAGATGCAGTGATTGAAACAAAACCGAATAAGTGACAAAAATGCCTTTTATTAATTGATATAAGTACCTATCAAATTATACTTCACATGACACAGGCGTTATTACATATAAGACGTGACCATGTGAGCCCATCTCAAATCGTGTATTTATGTTTATAATCGTGTAAATCTGATTGTAATCGTGTAGATGGTTTTTGAGTAATGAAAAAATGCACCTTAATTTTGTTGAAAATAATCAACTATGATCGGTATGTATTTTGGAATAAGGGGATTTCCCCTTTCTGCAAATAAAAAGGCTTGATACGTTTGTATCAAACCTATGCTTTTAATATATCTAAGGTTACCAATACTGATACAATTTTAGCACCCCAAATATTGATTATCCATGATTATGAACAAATATAATTAATGAAAATAAAATGACCCATTCTCAACTGAATTAAGAATGGATCATTTTGGTACTTGGAAATTCATAGTTTTTCTCCTCAATACATTATAATATAGTTTCTATTATCGTTATGAATATTTGAAAGATACCTACGACTATTGTAGCAAAAAATCTAATAATTGATCCCATAAAATCAAAAAATTGATTTAAATCGATATTACTACTTGCTAATACACCAATCAATAGAATTACACCAAGGCTTCCTAATAGTTTTCCCATGTTTTCACCATCCTTTCTTAAACTTTAAAATTTGAAAACAAAATTTATTTTTCTTTGATTAAATCTCGTAATTTATGTAAATCATCTAAAGTCGGATTCCCATCTTTTTTTGCATTTGCTTTCCATGTATAGCCAGTATCCATTTGACGCTTTAATCTGAACCATTCCCTAGTTTGATTTAAAGAGAGGATATTTGGGCCTCCTGTAAAATCAGGATCATCTAACTGTGTCAGGTTATGCTCCCATCCACATATTGGACAAATATCAAATAAATCGACAATTGTTGATTCCCCACAACATGGACAAATGATAGTATCAACTGTTTTCTTGCTTTGATTATCTTCCATTTTTTCTTTTCTCACTTTCCCACCATTTTTCCGATGTCGTAAAATATGTTGTTACTGTACCTTCCTGATCTATAACAGCAAACTCCCCTGTTGTTTTAGAAAACTTTAATGTCACGCCATTTGCTCTTACAAAACTATCGTGATTATCCCTATCTACTCTGTTTGCGAATGAAATTGCAGCTGCTTTATATTGATTCTCATTACTCAACTTCATTTCTTGTATCCCATGTCTATTAACATGATCTTCTCGATGCTTTGGCGATAATAGTCTTGCATACTTATAGTTGATGTGTTCATTTGATTGGCCACGTTTTCCACGTCCGTATAGGTTACTTTTGCCTTTGGTTGGCATTTTTCTTCACCTCCTTCATCTTTAGCGAAGTGTATGATTCATAAATGTATATTGGCACCTGATATAAATCCATCCATTTTCTTAAATCATTAGGAAGCGAACCATTAAATGAAGAATGACGCACTTTAAATTCTCTTCTAGAGTTGTTTTCATAAAAAAGCTCCCTTTCAATTGTACCAGTATTTGGCCCAAAATCAGGGAGCAGTTTCATTTCAAATGTGTAAGGGCGACTATTTTGATACAATTTCGTACCCCTTTAAAAAGTTCGTACCCCTTATAACAAACCTAGATTCTTTTTAATTATATATGCAGATTTTTCACAACTGAATGAATGTCTACCGAAGCTTCCTTTTTTTGTTTTATCTAAATAGTTTAGATTCACCTCAAACTGTTCAGATGTTAAATCTATATCAGTTCCATCGATGCGATTAAAGTAGTGTCCTTTCTTATCAGGTTCAGGATTCGGATAAGATATGATATCTCCACCAAAGTACTCCTGTACCAGTAGTACAGTAGCGTTACATTGTCCAGAACATTTGTTATCAGGATTCCATTGTTCTTTTAAAAAAACAGTCATTGAATTCCAACCACGATCATTTAGCTCTTTATATAATTCTTCGATAGTTGAAAATGTACTATTCTCCTTGATACATTTAATGCTTTTACTTTTATTTGAAATATAGTATCCTATTTTTCTCACCTCACATTATATATTAGTCATTATTCATTTTTATCTGATATGACTGAGTAAAATGGTGTAAATACTTCTCCTCTAGTTGACTGTTTCCTAATAGGTTTGATTTCATTATCTTGTATGGCAGTAATCAACAGTTCTCTTCTAGAAGGGTACTCTAAAATTAGTGGATGATAGTAGACAATCGAATCTTTCTTTAAGAATTTGGTAACTCGCTGATATTCTCTTAAATCAAAATCATAATTCAATTTTAGTAAATTCTTATAAGAATCAATAGCAAGTCTTAAACTATTTAATTCATCATCATTTTTCAACGCCTTCATATATTCAATATAAGTTATTACTAATGACAATCCAAAATGCTCTGATTCTTTAAACTCTACCTTCATGTTTCTCCTCCTCAAATTTGGATATAAAATTTAACTTTCTTTTCAATCAATATCTTTAAGTTTGAAAACTGTGATTATTATTGAATTCATTTTAATACGATTTTATTAAAGAATATTAATAATGTTAATCACCTTAAAACTAATAAAAATAATGTAATAAATTATTAATAATCCCTATCCACAATAAATGGTTTGACGATTTGAATGATTTCATTCATAATACTTGTTTCAGCTTGTTGTCCAAAAATGTTTCCTAGTTTTTCATCTTTTGTATAGGCTAAAATAATAAAATTATGCGTAAATTTGTAATTATCTTTATCGGCAATATTAAAATGTTTCCACGTATGTAAATCATCAAATACATAAATATCATATCTGTTGACATGTGATGCATCAATACCCGGCCAATAAGAAAATGTGTCCATACCGATAATACCTGAAAACCCCAGATTAGAAACATCATAATAATCAATTTTATAACGTTCTGTTCGATAACGATTCAATTCTAAAAATTCAATTTTTTTGACATTCAATTTTTCAATCAATTCGTTGATTTTTTCTCTATCGGTCATGCGACTTTCCTTTCCCACTATATACTTAATTTAACCTATATACTGCCCATACAAGTATATCCTTGTCTTATTTGAGATGTCATAAATGGTAATTATTGAATAGATTATGATCAAATCTTATCCTTATACTCTTCTGGCACTGGAATATTAAATGTCTCACAAAGTAATTTAACATCATGGATGTCTTTATCACTGAATTCATATCCACGATGAAATTCTACTTGCGACTGAGCGTTTATACAATTTACAGTTATATCATCTATTTTACCAATACCATCAAATGTGTTTCCTGGAAACTCCATACCATCATAAATAATACTTTTATCACTATTCCATCTAAACGTGTGTAAATCAATAATCCTATCTAAGGGATCTTTCCAAACAGTATGATCATATGTCGTATATGATTTAGTTACCTCTTTAAAATTTTTTTCTAATAAAATTTTGATAAACAAATCTCGATGTTTTAATTCTATAAATAAATCTATATCATTATGTGGTCTTGTTTGCCTACCTAAGAGAGCATCAACACCCCATCCGCCATCTAACCAAACTGAAATTCCATGATCGAAAGCCCAATGTATAATTTCAATTGCATCTGTTTTATTCACCATAAAATATCTCCTTTTTAAACCTACCCCTAAAAACATGACAATTACGTATCGAGGAATACTAGCACTGATTATTGCATAGATGATATCTTACTTTATTCCTAGTTTCATTTGAATATCTTTGATAACAAGCTTTGCTTTTTTTCAAAAGGGAATACTTCTTCAAAGTTTTTTTCCAAACTCCATTTCAATACAATATCATCTATATCAATTACAAAATGTTTATCTATAATACTTGTGGTTGGGTGATTTGATGCACAAGAAATACGATGTCCTGCTTTCTCAAACATAAAATCTTTGTTCCACTCTCCAAAAACAATATATTGTATACCTTCATAGTATATTGTTTAATTTTTTCTATTTTCAAGCCAAAATGTTTCAAATGGTTTCTTATAGTCAATACCAATTGACTTCAAATAAGTAATTAACTCAGGATATGCTTCTGCAACCGATTTAATATGGTTTTGACATGCATCACAATTGCATACCTCTAAGTTTGATTGATAGTATTCCTTTGTTTTTTGAATATCTATTTGCATTAAATCGCCTCATTTCACTATTTACTGCTATTTACTACTAAAAGTATATTGATTTCCTACACAAGTATATTATTTCCCCATTTAAGACATCATAAACAGTGATTATTGAATTCATTTTTTACTGATTTTTATAAGTATATTAAGCGTGTTGATACTAATAAAAATCAACAACACTATTAAGGCAATCACTGAAACAAGAATCATTGTTGAATCAGATTGTTCTAATTGTATTGAATGCATAATGAGTAAAACAATATTTGTAATGATTAATATGAAGAAAAATATCCCAATCGTCATAAACAATCTTTTGGTCTTTTTTTGAGATAAATTGCCTAAATCAACAAAAAATGTACCTATAAATAAAGCGATGGCAAAAATTGATATCATGGTGAGTGAGAAATAGTTCAGTTGCTTACCTAAATTTGTAGGTATGTCAAGATACTTTGAATAATTACTGATAAAAACAAATATGCTCACAGCAATAACAATTAACAGTCCTATCAATGTTGTTTTCTTAGTTTTAATCTTCATATTTTTATTCCTTCCTAATTATTTACTAGATTTTTTTATTTAAGACATCAATAACCGTGATTATTGCTGTTATAAGACCTATTGCAAAAGATACTCCGTCATAAGCTAGGAGTCCAGCTATAACTTTCATTGCTTTTAATAGCCCGGTTACATTTTCACCGGATGATACAATCGCATTATCAATAGATTCATAAAGAATATTGAAAACTACATCTGATATTGCCCATGCCACTATTCCAAAAAACAAGAACTTTAATTATTTTTATAACAGTTTCATCCAATGAAACACCTCTTTAATCTCACACGAAACTCTACAATATATCCTTTGACCTTTTTATGTACTCCAAAATATAAACATCCAATTTATCTATCTTATTAACTACTTCTATATTTTCAAACTCTTCAAGATAGTATTTAGTGAATGCGAATGCGTCAAGTTCTATT from Bacilli bacterium includes these protein-coding regions:
- a CDS encoding DUF3737 family protein, which encodes MSKIIKDQIFQEERALYNLQDAELINCRFDGPLDGESSLKETNHIIIRDSYFNLRYPLWHAHHFELIDSQLDDMARAAFWYSTYGLLKNVKINTIKSLRNAEHIRIEDSIIIASEVGWFCNDMQIENTYIEGDYPLLKAKNITINKSHIDGKYSLQYMKNVRITDSILDTKDAFWHSENVIVENSKVNGAYLGWYGKNLTFINCEIIGTQPLCYTEGVKLKNCTMKNADLAFEYSDVEADIIGHIDSVKNPKSGYIKADTIGEIILSQSIMLTDAVIETKPNK
- a CDS encoding Fic family protein codes for the protein MIKSFLRLFLNKRIRAVWDDDDSKWWYSSIDVVFALTDSKNPRIYWNAIKRRHPELNTFCRQRKLYADDGKKYLSDVLDENGVKKLGFILPSKNSADFQIWIEGHLDPIDEQSKRKAHTLFRSEILDFSCVGKTKLLKQIHAYLFEGIYDFAGKIRTKTISKGGFMFANGDFLPQVLKDIDKMPDNTFPEILDKYIEMNIAHPFMEGNGRSTRIWLDLLLKARIQRCVDWSKIEKNDYLSAMKESPVNPKPIFDLLNNALTDGINNREIFMSGIDCSYYYEEEE
- a CDS encoding MerR family transcriptional regulator, which translates into the protein MYYTVSEIAKKMDVNASTLRYYDKEGLLPFVERSRGGIRMFKESDIGMLDIIGCLKQTGMSIKDIKSFVDYYKTGDTDFANRIKILDNQKASVLEQMESLQHNLDMLEYKKWYYQKAIELKSLSEVANLPVTDVPKKFHKFLIIE
- a CDS encoding TM2 domain-containing protein, with protein sequence MDKSFVSLYLMTKGKYFEPYQVNFVRKSLIDLEDDNRITISSINLRDPLIVLLLSIFLGGLGIDMFYIGEKTRGLRKLILGVVSFVIFLVAIALVNVNMNPYGGINSPGLRVLIGILMVVASITILVQMVFVIIDWFKCSELTKKKNYLLFTQALNACKKGGDK
- a CDS encoding TM2 domain-containing protein, whose protein sequence is MEKEKIDLFIMQNAKKLPPEQLPFIREKLALYQGDETLLVYGIDLMDPMMLLLVSIFVGGLGIDRFMIGDIGMGVLKLLTGGLFGILWIYDIVTISEKVREKNFLKLMTFLS
- a CDS encoding CPCC family cysteine-rich protein, whose amino-acid sequence is MEDNQSKKTVDTIICPCCGESTIVDLFDICPICGWEHNLTQLDDPDFTGGPNILSLNQTREWFRLKRQMDTGYTWKANAKKDGNPTLDDLHKLRDLIKEK
- a CDS encoding aminoglycoside nucleotidyltransferase translates to MVNKTDAIEIIHWAFDHGISVWLDGGWGVDALLGRQTRPHNDIDLFIELKHRDLFIKILLEKNFKEVTKSYTTYDHTVWKDPLDRIIDLHTFRWNSDKSIIYDGMEFPGNTFDGIGKIDDITVNCINAQSQVEFHRGYEFSDKDIHDVKLLCETFNIPVPEEYKDKI
- a CDS encoding AAA family ATPase, yielding MRLERKIYKQLIAWKNENGKTALLIEGARRVGKSTVVEAFAKKEYKSYILIDFSVASTEVKSLFKKYASNLDDFFFFLTSITGITLFERNSLIVFDEVQLFPQARQLIKHLVKDNRYDYIETGSLLSIKRNVESILIPSEERAIKMHPLDFEEFCTALGRGDVFPLIKKHFDNLRPLGEIHSTIMKLFRQYLLIGGMPQAVMEFLDTNDYTKVDRIKRDILKLYKNDISKYAKGYEHKVLSIFDEIPSQLSKHEKKFMLSSLSKDARFRDYEDAFTWLDEAMITNVCFNTSDPSFGLSLNRDRLTLKMYMADTGLLLSHAFSENDEMHQEVAKAIIQDRLDINNGMIFENIVAQMFTALNKKLYFYSRTDNQDRSNMMEIDFLIIDQSKPTKISPVEVKSGKNYTTSSLDKFSIKFKNKLGKKYIIHTKDLMQKDGVIYLPVYMTMFL